The Methanobacterium bryantii DNA segment TATTGGGCTTTCCATTAATGCAGAAACACCTCAAGAAATCGCAGTAAGTATTGTAGGTGAACTTGTAAAGGTAAGAAGATCATGATATTGCCTTATTAACTTATAACTCGATCTAGCATCCTTTTACTTTTAACTTAAATTTATAGCACGTTATCATGGCTTATTTAAGCCGATATGTAAAGTTAAACGTGTCTATTAAAAATTACGGAGGCACATAGACATTAAAAAAGGGACATAATACAACAAATACTACTTAAAACAAGAATTTAAAAGCGAAATATACAAAAAAACCAACTTTATACAATAATGTTTCAAATAGAGATTTTAAAATTAAAATTAGGTGAATTAAATTGGATAAAAAGATTATAGTGGCTGTAGTGGCCGTTATTGCAGTAATAGCAGGGTACATGAATTATGCAAATGCAATTCCCGGCACAGGAAATACCACCATCACAGATATGCTGGGAAGAACAGTTCATGTACCTGGAGAAATCAATATGGTTTTATCTACATCCCCAACAACAACCACAACAGTCTATATGCTGGCTCCAGATAAGCTAGGTGGCTGGAACTTTAACCTCACAGACTCAGCAAAGAAATACATACCTTCAAAATATCAGAATCTACCTACAATAGGTGGATGGTTCGGCCAAAATACAGGTAACTACGAAACATTCATATCAATGAATCCAGATGTTGTACTTGAGGGTTATAATATTCAGGGAGATCCAAACTCCACTATAACTGAACGGCAGAAAAATATGGGCAGCATTCCTGTTGTAGGTGTGCAAGACACCACAAACGTAACACAGTATGCTCCTTCCATTAAGTTCCTAGGGCAGCTGCTTGGAGAAGAAGAACAGGCAGACAAACTTATATCATTCTACAACAACATGACACAAACCGTCAACAGCACAGTTTCAACCATACCTCAAGACCAGAAAGTCAGGGTTTACTACGCTGAAGGAACAGCAGGACTGCAGACAGACCCATCAGGCTCAATGCACGGCCAGTTAATAGACCTTTGTGGAGGAATTAACGTTGCTACTGTCCCTGCAAACCTTAAAAGCGGAGGTATGACGCAGGTATCCATGGAACAGGTTTTAAACTGGAATCCAGATGTTATAATAACTGAAAACTCTCAGTTCTACAACAGCGTCTATTCCAATTCCTCATGGCAGGAAGTTCCAGCAGTAAAAAATCACAGGGTTTATCTGGCACCAAATGCGCCTTTCAGCTGGTTTGACCATCCTCCAGCAGTTAACACAATTATTGGGATACCATGGACTGCTAAAGTAATTTACCCCGACAAATTCCAGAACTTGAACATGACCAAACTCACTAAAGAATTTTACTCAGATTTCTACCACGTAAACCTGACAGACAGCGATGTGAAAAACATACTGAACAACCAGACAATTTAAAACATACCTGCCTAAAACCTTTGAAATTTAGGAACAGGAATTTATCCTGTTCAATTTTTATGCAGAAA contains these protein-coding regions:
- a CDS encoding iron ABC transporter substrate-binding protein encodes the protein MDKKIIVAVVAVIAVIAGYMNYANAIPGTGNTTITDMLGRTVHVPGEINMVLSTSPTTTTTVYMLAPDKLGGWNFNLTDSAKKYIPSKYQNLPTIGGWFGQNTGNYETFISMNPDVVLEGYNIQGDPNSTITERQKNMGSIPVVGVQDTTNVTQYAPSIKFLGQLLGEEEQADKLISFYNNMTQTVNSTVSTIPQDQKVRVYYAEGTAGLQTDPSGSMHGQLIDLCGGINVATVPANLKSGGMTQVSMEQVLNWNPDVIITENSQFYNSVYSNSSWQEVPAVKNHRVYLAPNAPFSWFDHPPAVNTIIGIPWTAKVIYPDKFQNLNMTKLTKEFYSDFYHVNLTDSDVKNILNNQTI